A genome region from Labilibaculum antarcticum includes the following:
- a CDS encoding (2Fe-2S)-binding protein — protein MRDIVCNCQMVDRKTIDKAIHEKSATTIEEIRRYTGANTGCGKCIGYINSILDTEVPKIAVKVENSPPSKFKLW, from the coding sequence ATGAGAGATATCGTTTGTAACTGTCAGATGGTAGACAGAAAAACCATAGATAAGGCTATTCACGAAAAAAGCGCCACCACAATTGAAGAAATCAGAAGATACACCGGAGCTAATACTGGTTGTGGTAAATGTATTGGCTATATAAACAGCATATTAGATACTGAAGTTCCTAAAATTGCAGTGAAAGTAGAGAATTCACCACCAAGTAAATTTAAACTTTGGTAA
- a CDS encoding aldolase/citrate lyase family protein: MELGGQIGTAGNFDANGKGDCFVSIELKQSEGIIFKLESKVKVFYGKSIEALCRSILSFFSVENALVVINDSGALPYVIAARLESAIKQVVSSNKDFLFDFLPDNLYKSNKDQFRFSRLYLPGNTPYMMLNAGIHKPNGIILDLEDAVAVSKKNEARYIVRNALRSQNFYGAERMVRINQGQFGLEDLTFIVPHNVHLILIPKCESRAEIDRVEEEIAKIKQKVNLIRDIFLMPIIETALGVENAYEIASASRNIVAMAIGLEDYTADLGVQRTNSGAESLYGRMRVVNACHAAKIQAIDSVFSDVGDMQALAENVKRSKSLGFQGMGCIHPRQISVIHENFAPNCDEIERAKKIVNAFYEAESMGLSVVSVGTKMVDPPVVKRQLKVLELAINLGILPKDWRSDYVG; the protein is encoded by the coding sequence ATGGAACTTGGAGGACAAATTGGTACGGCAGGAAATTTTGATGCTAATGGTAAAGGAGACTGTTTTGTTAGCATTGAGTTAAAGCAATCCGAAGGGATTATTTTCAAATTGGAATCAAAGGTGAAAGTTTTCTATGGGAAGTCAATTGAAGCCTTATGTAGATCAATCTTAAGTTTTTTCTCTGTAGAGAATGCATTGGTCGTAATTAATGATAGTGGTGCCTTACCCTATGTCATAGCCGCACGACTCGAGTCGGCCATAAAGCAGGTTGTTAGTTCTAATAAAGATTTTCTCTTTGATTTTCTTCCTGATAATTTATATAAATCCAATAAGGATCAATTTAGATTTTCCAGACTGTATCTTCCTGGAAACACGCCTTACATGATGCTTAATGCAGGTATTCATAAACCCAATGGTATTATTCTCGATTTGGAAGACGCTGTAGCTGTTTCCAAAAAAAATGAGGCGCGATATATTGTGCGTAACGCATTACGTTCTCAAAACTTTTACGGTGCTGAAAGGATGGTTCGAATTAATCAAGGGCAATTCGGTCTTGAAGATTTGACTTTTATTGTTCCTCATAATGTTCATCTTATTTTAATACCCAAATGTGAATCCCGTGCAGAGATTGATAGAGTTGAAGAAGAAATTGCTAAAATTAAACAAAAAGTAAATCTCATACGGGATATCTTTTTAATGCCAATTATAGAGACTGCGCTTGGTGTTGAAAATGCTTATGAAATTGCATCAGCTTCGCGTAATATTGTTGCTATGGCAATTGGTTTGGAGGATTACACAGCTGATTTAGGAGTTCAGCGAACTAATAGTGGCGCCGAATCACTATATGGAAGAATGCGGGTTGTGAATGCTTGTCATGCTGCAAAAATACAAGCAATAGATTCTGTTTTTTCTGATGTTGGAGATATGCAGGCATTGGCCGAAAATGTAAAACGATCAAAATCATTAGGGTTCCAGGGGATGGGTTGCATACATCCTCGACAAATATCGGTAATACATGAGAATTTCGCCCCAAATTGTGATGAGATAGAAAGAGCAAAGAAAATAGTGAATGCTTTTTATGAAGCTGAAAGTATGGGGTTATCTGTGGTTTCAGTTGGAACCAAAATGGTGGATCCTCCGGTGGTGAAACGACAATTAAAAGTTTTGGAGTTGGCAATTAATCTTGGAATACTACCTAAAGATTGGAGGAGTGATTATGTCGGTTAA
- a CDS encoding HD domain-containing protein encodes MKQEAYNNIETWFNNYIAGFEIEIEEIKLNINLKRNHTFRVVELIKELSQETDMDEKDVSLAQISALLHDLGRFEQLANYGTFSDTEEINHIQLGISTITENNILSELTEEESNIVIESIKYHNELQLPKTIDSQLLPFIKILRDADKIDILYIVADYYSNNKQGNNKRLEMDLSDKPEISKKVYQSIIGEKLVNFKDVLTINDLKLYQMSLIFNLNFKKSYKIISEKTYLKQIFETLPKKDLVIDMYRQMKIHLENQL; translated from the coding sequence GTGAAACAAGAAGCCTACAATAATATAGAAACATGGTTTAATAATTATATTGCCGGGTTTGAAATTGAGATCGAAGAAATTAAGCTCAATATTAATTTAAAACGAAACCATACGTTTCGTGTGGTCGAATTAATTAAAGAACTTAGCCAAGAAACAGATATGGATGAGAAGGATGTAAGCTTGGCTCAGATATCTGCTTTATTGCATGATTTAGGAAGATTTGAGCAATTGGCTAATTATGGTACATTTTCCGATACTGAAGAAATTAATCACATTCAGCTTGGGATCTCGACCATTACCGAAAACAATATCTTATCTGAACTCACAGAGGAAGAATCAAATATTGTAATTGAAAGCATTAAATACCATAATGAATTACAACTACCCAAAACGATAGACTCCCAACTATTGCCTTTTATCAAGATACTAAGGGATGCAGACAAAATTGATATTCTTTATATTGTTGCAGATTATTATTCAAACAATAAACAAGGAAACAACAAAAGGCTGGAAATGGATTTATCCGACAAACCGGAAATTTCAAAGAAAGTATACCAAAGCATTATTGGTGAAAAGCTTGTAAACTTTAAGGATGTTCTTACGATTAACGATCTAAAGCTTTATCAAATGTCTCTTATATTTAATCTTAACTTTAAAAAGAGCTATAAAATCATCAGTGAAAAAACGTATTTAAAACAAATATTCGAAACCTTACCAAAAAAAGATCTTGTAATTGATATGTACAGGCAAATGAAAATACACCTTGAAAATCAACTATAA
- a CDS encoding citrate lyase subunit alpha yields MEYYLKIGGVIMSVKLIKNAVGRMVPTQINGEEAIPFMGIGMFVPKNRKYNSKIPTNANYPADGNKKGKDLKDALVKAGLANGMRISTHHHFRNGDLLANKIFDIAHELGVKDLIWFPSASFPCHEHLIPYLEDGTISRIEGSMNGPLGKFCSEGKMKGIAILRSHGGRYQAIQDGEVHIDIAVIGAACADSFGNANGLAGNSASGLLGFALADSQFADKVIVATDNMIAFPCVPWQIQGNFVDFTVEMDQIGIPEEIVSGTTQITKSPDRLFIAELTAKFCEEAGIIKDGFSFQAGAGGTSLAISEFFGKIMKEKGIKARFARGGSNKYLVQMLEEGLVEYILDGQTFDLEGVRSMRENANHVWTSPFTSYNYHSKGNFAGMVDVAILGATEVDVNFNANVVTHSDGYLLHGIGGWQNCLFSKTVILPIPLFRNRIPVVRDEVTTICGPGELIDVIVTERGIAINPLRKDLLEKLKGSCLPIKSIEELKKEAEAICGVMDELVLSDEIVAAIKWVDGTIIDVVRKVL; encoded by the coding sequence TTGGAATACTACCTAAAGATTGGAGGAGTGATTATGTCGGTTAAATTAATTAAAAATGCAGTTGGACGAATGGTTCCAACTCAAATTAATGGGGAAGAGGCAATCCCTTTTATGGGAATTGGGATGTTTGTTCCTAAAAATCGAAAATACAACTCTAAAATCCCGACCAATGCAAATTATCCAGCCGATGGTAACAAAAAGGGTAAGGATTTAAAAGATGCTTTGGTAAAGGCTGGTTTGGCTAATGGCATGAGGATTTCTACCCATCATCATTTTCGAAATGGAGATTTATTGGCAAATAAGATATTTGATATCGCTCATGAGTTGGGGGTGAAGGATTTAATTTGGTTCCCATCGGCTTCATTTCCATGTCACGAACATCTTATTCCCTACCTTGAAGATGGTACGATTTCTCGCATAGAGGGAAGTATGAATGGTCCTTTGGGAAAGTTTTGTTCAGAAGGGAAAATGAAAGGTATTGCTATTCTGCGTTCTCACGGAGGCAGGTATCAGGCTATTCAGGATGGAGAAGTTCATATTGATATCGCGGTTATTGGAGCGGCCTGCGCAGATTCTTTCGGAAATGCCAATGGTCTTGCAGGAAATTCTGCATCAGGTCTACTCGGATTTGCTTTAGCAGATTCACAATTTGCCGATAAGGTTATTGTGGCTACAGATAATATGATTGCCTTTCCTTGTGTCCCATGGCAAATTCAGGGGAATTTTGTTGATTTTACGGTTGAAATGGATCAGATTGGAATTCCCGAAGAAATTGTTTCAGGAACGACACAAATCACCAAGAGTCCGGATCGTTTATTTATAGCCGAATTAACAGCAAAATTTTGCGAAGAAGCAGGTATTATTAAAGATGGCTTTTCATTTCAGGCAGGAGCAGGAGGTACTTCACTTGCTATTAGTGAATTTTTTGGCAAAATAATGAAAGAAAAAGGCATAAAAGCTCGATTTGCAAGGGGGGGGAGTAATAAATATCTCGTGCAAATGCTCGAAGAGGGACTTGTGGAATACATTTTAGATGGTCAAACTTTCGATCTGGAAGGAGTGCGATCGATGCGGGAAAATGCAAATCATGTATGGACTAGTCCTTTTACCAGTTATAACTATCATAGTAAAGGGAATTTTGCAGGAATGGTGGATGTTGCAATTCTAGGGGCTACTGAGGTTGATGTTAATTTTAATGCAAACGTAGTGACTCATTCAGATGGTTATTTATTGCATGGAATCGGAGGGTGGCAAAATTGTTTGTTTAGCAAAACAGTAATTCTACCAATACCATTATTTCGAAATAGAATACCAGTTGTAAGAGATGAGGTGACAACAATATGTGGTCCTGGTGAATTGATAGATGTTATCGTTACCGAAAGAGGAATTGCTATCAACCCCTTACGAAAAGATCTGTTGGAAAAATTGAAAGGAAGTTGTTTGCCCATTAAATCAATTGAAGAATTGAAGAAAGAAGCGGAAGCTATTTGTGGTGTTATGGATGAGCTGGTTTTATCAGATGAGATTGTAGCTGCTATAAAATGGGTTGATGGAACTATTATCGATGTAGTTCGAAAGGTATTGTAG